The Novibacillus thermophilus genome segment CATGCACGCTATCCTGGATTCCTTTTTCGTCAGAACCTGCACGGCCAGATAAAACACGGTGATTCCCTCCTTTTCCATAACGGACATGCGAATTGATGTGTCCCAAAGCATAGGCAATGTTACTTTTGCAAGACGATATAATTTCTTTATGCAAAAGGTACTCTCTGAACGCTTTCGTCCCCGGCTTTGCCATAACCGGGACTCCCAGTTGCTTGCGTGCCGAAAGATAAGCAAACTTGACACGTTCCATATCCAGTTGTTTTTTTATCCTTTCGTTTTGTAAATGGCTCCTTATTCTATATTCCTCAGAATTTTGTTGAGACATACCGCAGTGTTTTCGCAAGTTTTTATTTTGTTCCGAAGGAGTACGCACGGCGTTTCCTCCTTTATGTTTGGGTTTTAGTTCCTCCAACTAAATCCGATTAGCTACCAATAAATGAAATTAACTGTTAATATAAAAACAAAGGTCATGCTGACGGCATCATCTTTGGGCCGCCTTACTCATAGAGAGTGAAAGATCGGTCATATTTAAATTGCTTTGTCAAAGTATGATGTATTTTTTTCGACCCATTGAGTGTGTTCTTCAATCCATTTCATTAGCAAATGAGTAGGAACTTTTGGATGACCAAATTCTCGTGTTACTGGAAAATCCTGACGATTAAGCAATTCACTGGCCTTGTTCGCTTTTATACCGAGAAATTCCATTAATTGATTTCGGGAAAGCAGCGGAGGCCATTTCGTATAGTTCTGCTTTTTTGATTCCCATTTTTCAAGTTCTTCTTGGAGAACCTTACGGAACTGTTCATTATCAAAGTCAATGTCAACTTTAATCAAAATAAGACCTCCTTCATGCATTCTTTAATTTTTTATTTCTATTTTAGCAACATTTTTTCCAAAAATAAGTCATTCATATTGCAGTGTAATACCTTGCATAAAATTGGAAGGTGTTCAGCCTTAAATGAATAAACTCCTTTTTCATACTTTAAATATGTCGATGGTGATTTAAAACCAAACTCCTTTGCCATATCATTAAGTGTAAGATTAAAAATCAAACGACGGCTTTTTATAAAATCTAAATCAATCAATTTTACAACCATACCTCCTTTATATTGCTATATTAGAAACGTAACTTAATCTAATTGTACAGTTCTAATATAGCAATGTCAATACCTAGTAATTCTGTTTTAGAAATAATTGTCTTTTTCTTTTGAGAAAAAACATGTTATTATAATGAGTGCAATTATAGAAAGATGGTGTTGTAAATGTCTTCGGTTGTAGGAAATAGAATAAAATTAAGAAGAAATATAAAAGGTTGGTCACAAAGGGAGTTAGCTCGAAGAGTTGGGCTCAATTATAGTGTTATGAATAGAATTGAATCTGGCAAAAGACCTGTGGGAGATACTGAACTTAGAAAGATTGCGGAGGTACTGGATGTCTCAACCGATTACCTTCTCGGTCGGACAGACGATCCTATCCCTGATAAAGCAGAAAAAACATTTGAAGAATGGATAAACGATCCAGAAACAGTCATTTTTTTTAAGGATTACCTAAAGGCTCCTGAAGAACGCAAAGAGGAATTAAGGCGGTTTTGGGAGTTTATGAAGGAACAGGAAAATCAAAAAAGGAAAAAATAGAGTAATATCAAATTTTCTTTAATATAGGTCGATATATCTGTTAGGCGGGTATATCGGCCTATATATTTTTTACCATTAAACAGAACACATGTTTGGTCAGGAGGTTGTAAATTCAATGGATGTTAGTAAACCCAAATCATTAGCCCATTCTATTGAGTACCTTTATGATCACCTAAACATTACCCATCCTTCGGAACTGGATATGTTTTATATTGCTGAAAAGTTTTCGCTAAATATTCACTTATTCCCTATACAAAGCCGTACATTTAAAAAAGATAGTGTCTATTATATCATTATTGATAGCCGATACCCTCAAAAACAGTGGCAAGATTTTGGACATGAGATAGCACACATTTTTTTACATGGATGGTTACCCGAAATTATAAATTACGGAGGGAACCAGTTGTTTTTGACTAACCAATTTATTCAGTATCAAGAGATAAAAGCGGATTTATTTTCTTACGAGTTCTGCATTCCCACATTCATGCTAAGAAAGATGGAGATCCCCAATCATGTGCAAAGGGCCGCTAGTTATATCGCTGAACAGTTTTGTGTTACGAATGAATTTGCATACAAGCGTTTAAACCGTTTAAAGCAGAATATGATAAAATCTAATATTGCAAATATTATGGGATAGGAGGAAATTATTTGAGAGGTCACATTCGCAAGCGGGGAAACAAATGGTGTTTTGTGTTGGATGTCGGGATTGACGAAGAGACCGGAAAACGAAAGCAGAAATGGTTTTCGGGGTATCGCACAAGTAAAGAAGCTGAACGCGCGATGATTGCAACAATTAAAGAGATTAACGAAGGTACTTTTATCGAACCATCAAAGGAGAAACTCGGCGATTACATGATTAAATGGTTAAATGAACGAAAAGACAGTTTACGCGAAACCACTTATACGAATTACAGACATTATCCTGAATTTCGAAAGTAAAGTTGCTTGATCCAGTAATAAAGGTGCTCCAATCCTTGGTATAATGGTGTTTGAACGAACAACAAAACCCAAAGAGAGGGGCACCCGTTAGGTGAAGTCTACCACAAACATCGCCAAAATGAAAACAGAATTCACGCTAAAGAATGCAACCTCACACGCAGGGAGTAAACCCTTGCTTGCGTACCTTGAAAAAATCAAACTGGAAGACGCTTTTCGTCAGATAGGTTGCGGGAAAGGCCGGAATACGCTTTTTCCGTTCTTCAAGATCTTGATGTACCTTTTAGTCGGATGGCTACTGGGTTGCGAACGTATATTCCATTTCCGCTCATTGCGAGACGATTCGCTGGTACGTCGATTTTTAGGTGGACGTTGTCCCCATCACACTCTTTTGTATAAAGAACTGTGCCGCGCTGCTGTCTCCATGCCCACGATCCGTCGGGACTTGAAGGCATTAAACCTTGATCTCATCACTCCCTGCCTATCCGACGAATGCATTCTCGACCTCGATTCCACCGTTGAGACGGTGTACGGGAATCAGGAAGGGGCCGAAGTTGGGACAAACGCTCAAAAGCCCGGACGTAAAAGCTTCCAACCACTCATCGCCTTTGAAGGAAAGTCCCGTCTTTACCTTAATGCCGAACTGCGTTCAGGCAATACGCATTGTTCCCGCAATGCCCATACTTTCGCGAAGGAAACCCTTCAACGTCTTCCTAAATCGTGTAAAGTCAAGTATGCCCGATTCGACAAAGGATTCGGCGGCGAAACCTTCTATAGTTTTTGGGAAGGCAAACAGATCGGCTACGTTGGCAAACTCAAATGGACGCATCGGTTAGCCAAAGAAGTCGCCAAATGTCCTCATTGGAAACGCTATGTGGACGGAGACGTCATCATCGAAGGCCTTTGTTTAGTGTACAAAGCCACTTCTTGGAAAAAGGCTCGAATGGTGGTCGTCATCAGGAAAGCCGAACGCTACGATGGTGATCAACTCCAATTCGACTTTCTTTGGGATTACGAAGCAATCGTGACCAATTTGGATTGGGAGCCCATCGACATTTGGCGTTTTTACAATCAGCGCGCGTGCATGGAGAACTACATCAAAGAAGTGAAGCACGGCTTTTCGATTCACCGTATTCCGACAGATTCGTTTAAAGCCAATGAAATCGATCTGTTGCTGAAGCTGTTGGCCTACAATGTATTCGAGCGTTTTAAGATGGACTGCTGTGAACCGGTTCATCGCCGCTATACCATTGCACGATTTCGTAAGGAGTTTTTCCATGTCCCTGGTACGATCATCTATCGCAGTCGCCAAGTCATTCTAAAAATCGCGGCAGCCTTCCAAAATGAGTACAGTTGGCGGCGCATGGAAGAACGGGTGGTTCTCCTACAATAATGCCTATCCAAACTTTTACATGGAAATAACCGAGCCCGCTTGTGTGGGGAGGGGGAAAGTGTATCCCAAGAACAAGAAACCCCATCGAAAGGACAAGTTTAGTTTCCACTTTTACTGTTTGTTTCCATGTGGGTAATGCTAGAAATAGCTGATGTTATCCACATTCGAAATTCGGGATTATATTAATTCATATATCAATCCTGGATTGGGACATCATCGACTTGATCGACTTAACACCGACCATTTAAAGAGATTTTATAATCAAATGGGCAAAAAATATTCAAGATCTACCGTCGCCAGCTTACATCGTGTCATAAAAGCCGCTCTAAACCGTGCACCAATCAAACAAAACCCCGCAAAATTAGTCAATCCTCCTAAAATCCCTAAACCAAAAATGCGCGTATGGTCGGAAGATGAAGTAACCCAATTTTTGGAGGTTGCAAAATCTAACCGGTTGTACATTGCATTTTTACTTGCTCTAACCACAGGTATGAGACGCGGGGAGATACTTGGATTATCATGGGAAAATATTGACTTTAAAAACCGAACAATATATGTTGAGCAATCTTTAACAATGTTGGGCGAAATACAAGAACTTAAGTCCGATTCAGCTCGTCGTCCCATATCACTGCCGAAAACAACGGTTGATGAACTAAGAAAGCACAAACTTACTTTGCAACATGAAAAATCTATAGCAGGACCTTCTTATGAAGATAGTGGCTTAGTTGTATGTACAAGGTATGGAACAAAAGTATTGCCGCGCAATTTAAATCGTACATGGTATAAACTACGGGATAAAGCAGGTGTTACATCGATCCGATTTCATGATCTTCGCCACACACATGCTACACTAATGCTCAAACAAGGAATACACCCAAAAATTGTAAGCGAACGATTAGGACACTCAAGTATCCGTGTTACATTAGATACCTATTCCCACGTCGTACCCGGATTACAAAAAGCAGCAGCTGATCAATTTGGAAAGATGTTGTTCGGAAGATAAAAAAATCGCCTTAGCATACTAAAGGTTTGCAAAATGTTTGCAAGTGAGCCTTTCATAATAAAACGGCGCGGTTTCTTGAAATCGATAAACCGCGCCATATCAATGTTTTTTAGTGGTGCTGACGGAGGGATTCGAACCCCCGACCCCTTCATTACGCCCGAAGTGGTACAGCACCTTCGCCCGAGGTTGCCCTGTTTCGGGATGACGCTCATTATGTGCCAATTGCACATACTTCGTCACCGATCCGTTTTTATTTTTACGGGAGATTGTTCGAATATACATGTCTACATTATACAACATGTACTACAATATTCAAACTAAAACATATACTTATTTATCCACAATTTATAAGATATA includes the following:
- a CDS encoding DNA-binding protein — encoded protein: MIKVDIDFDNEQFRKVLQEELEKWESKKQNYTKWPPLLSRNQLMEFLGIKANKASELLNRQDFPVTREFGHPKVPTHLLMKWIEEHTQWVEKNTSYFDKAI
- a CDS encoding tyrosine-type recombinase/integrase encodes the protein MGKKYSRSTVASLHRVIKAALNRAPIKQNPAKLVNPPKIPKPKMRVWSEDEVTQFLEVAKSNRLYIAFLLALTTGMRRGEILGLSWENIDFKNRTIYVEQSLTMLGEIQELKSDSARRPISLPKTTVDELRKHKLTLQHEKSIAGPSYEDSGLVVCTRYGTKVLPRNLNRTWYKLRDKAGVTSIRFHDLRHTHATLMLKQGIHPKIVSERLGHSSIRVTLDTYSHVVPGLQKAAADQFGKMLFGR
- a CDS encoding ImmA/IrrE family metallo-endopeptidase: MDVSKPKSLAHSIEYLYDHLNITHPSELDMFYIAEKFSLNIHLFPIQSRTFKKDSVYYIIIDSRYPQKQWQDFGHEIAHIFLHGWLPEIINYGGNQLFLTNQFIQYQEIKADLFSYEFCIPTFMLRKMEIPNHVQRAASYIAEQFCVTNEFAYKRLNRLKQNMIKSNIANIMG
- a CDS encoding IS1380 family transposase yields the protein MKTEFTLKNATSHAGSKPLLAYLEKIKLEDAFRQIGCGKGRNTLFPFFKILMYLLVGWLLGCERIFHFRSLRDDSLVRRFLGGRCPHHTLLYKELCRAAVSMPTIRRDLKALNLDLITPCLSDECILDLDSTVETVYGNQEGAEVGTNAQKPGRKSFQPLIAFEGKSRLYLNAELRSGNTHCSRNAHTFAKETLQRLPKSCKVKYARFDKGFGGETFYSFWEGKQIGYVGKLKWTHRLAKEVAKCPHWKRYVDGDVIIEGLCLVYKATSWKKARMVVVIRKAERYDGDQLQFDFLWDYEAIVTNLDWEPIDIWRFYNQRACMENYIKEVKHGFSIHRIPTDSFKANEIDLLLKLLAYNVFERFKMDCCEPVHRRYTIARFRKEFFHVPGTIIYRSRQVILKIAAAFQNEYSWRRMEERVVLLQ
- a CDS encoding helix-turn-helix domain-containing protein: MVVKLIDLDFIKSRRLIFNLTLNDMAKEFGFKSPSTYLKYEKGVYSFKAEHLPILCKVLHCNMNDLFLEKMLLK
- a CDS encoding helix-turn-helix domain-containing protein, which encodes MSSVVGNRIKLRRNIKGWSQRELARRVGLNYSVMNRIESGKRPVGDTELRKIAEVLDVSTDYLLGRTDDPIPDKAEKTFEEWINDPETVIFFKDYLKAPEERKEELRRFWEFMKEQENQKRKK